CAGCAGCAATGCCAGCTGCAGCACTGCAAGAGAGGTGGCTCACCTCAGCTCCTCCCTGAGGATGGTGTGACCAGTCTCCTCCCAAGTTTAGTCCTAATGAAAAAGCAGGAAAGCgttctgcttctcagcttgctTCCATGGGTGTCTGAGCTCAGAGGGCCTAAGTATCCCTGTTCTACTGTgagagctgctgctttttaaaaaaaatcagcttaagTAAGAGCTCACCTGGGCCCAGAAGGCCATTTTAATGAACTCCTAGGCAATGAGTCACTAATCCTTTAGCTGAAGCAGCTGCAAGAACTAATAATGGAAGAGTTGGCAGAGATGATTTCTGTCCTTCTAAATAAAGATTAATCTCCTGATGTTAACTCTGTCTTCTTGACTGTATAGGAGAATGAACCTCCTTTCTCTTGGGATGCTCACCCAAGCACCTAAAACACCAGTCTGAGGAGGCAGTGGCTTTTACATGCAGGGCATATTAAGGATCCATCGGTTTTGTAGTTAAATTGATGCCAACTGAAGCAACCAGGCCTAGCAGTCTCCCCATGCAATGGAAGCTGCATTTGCAGTGGGTTTCCTAGCAGAGAGTAAATCTATTTTAACACAGCTCTGGAGAATCTACCAGCATTTCCACCTTACACTCGCAGTCGTGCCCGTATTGAGGATGCAGGCAGTAAAATAAATGTACAAAAGCCTGGGGGTGGGTGGTTACAGCCCCCTTCTGATGACAGAGTGCGCTGGGGTGAACATTCATTAAGTCTGAGGCTGCACAAACGTTATGTTGGCAGTACAAAAGCATTGCCCCACAGCTGGATGTGCCCATCGCCATGCTTGCCTGCCTCCTGCAGGCTGGTGACAGGTTAAGTGGAAACAGGCCTTGGACAGTCTGGTTTCTCCCTCCAAAGCCAGGCTGCACTCTCACCTTGTTCTAGTGATGGTGCTCAACATCAGAAGTTCCCATACTCCAGGCTAGACATGGCTGTAGAGGTCCACACAGCTGGAAAACCGGGCACCTCAACGCCCACTGAGAGGGAGCTGCCTGGGAGGGAAACACCAAGGCAAGGGGTAGGGCTCTGTACCACACCACTGAGCTTGGCTTGTGGCAACAGATCTGGGAACTTCCCAGCTGGGCTTTTTCCAAGGTTGCTTCCCTCCTCTTCTTACTCACCCCAGAGAACATGTACAAGCCATGACTTTAATTGCCACCCCAGCACACAAGAAGCTGTCCCTAACAGCAGactgagggagggagaggcaCCCCTCTGTTTTGAGAACATAGCAGCAGCTTATTTACAGTTCTTCAGCATTTCCCTGCCCCTGCAGAGGCTGTGCTAGATCAATCCCAGATCTCATGCAGCTTTAGGGGGTCCTTGGGTGGCAGGGAGGTACAGGCTGTCCCAGGAAGGGCCTCAGCCCGTTGACCTGAGCACCCTGGGAAGTGGTGCCATAAGGCCAAACCATGGTCGGGAAAGCAGAACGATACTGGTGCGAGGGACGGAAACTCCTCCTCCAGCAGTGGTTGCTGGGATCTCCCACTTCAGACCCAAGGGCAGGGACAACCTGAAGCTGCCTCAATTCCTTGAAATCGTTTGGCACATGGAGTCCACAGGCATCCAAGGCAGTAGCTCGGCACAGCTCAGTATGGCCGAAATTTGCGCTGGGCTCGCATCAGCGCGATTCTCTGCTTGTCCTCCTCAAATTTCTTCCTCAACTGGGCAATGTCTGaaacaggcagaaagaaagaggacAGGTCACACAGGAGCAGCAAATCTTCCCTCTCCTGGGGAGCTTTACTTCCACGCACCGGTAGAGGCTCAATCCTGACACTTGCAAATAGATTTCCCAGAGCAGGTCCTTGCGCGCCTGGGCTGAGCGCCAAGCTGGGGCTCTGGCCGTTCATCTCCGGCAGTGCTCCGGCTCCCCCTTGGGGAGGAAACAGGCTGGTTTTCCCTTCCAATTGCTGCCTTAATGCAGACTCTATTTCCAAAATCTATTGGAAAGCCACGACCTGCCCCCCTGCCGCAGAATATTCCAGCAGCCCTTGCTAGGACAGGTGGTGGCAAGGGGCCCCCAAGAGCTGGTGAAGCCATTTCCAGAACCACCCAGCCAACTGTTCACCTGCAGCTGGATGTAGCCTCCACTGAAGGAAAAACGACGCTTTCTGGGCCACAGTGAGAGACAAGAGacaagggcaggggcaggaggagacgaGGATACTCACGCTCTCTCTTGGTCTCGCGATGCTGCCAGGCATAGAAGTTGAGCAGCTCTTTGCGGgctctcttctgcttctctctctccagcaCCCGCAGGCTGGCAGCCTCTGTCCGGGGCAGGCCAGGCTTCCGTCCCTTCCGCGTCACCTTCACCCAGCCCTCCTCATCTGGAACGCCCTCCTCCCTGGCCGCCTTGGCTTCTTCCTGTAAAGACAGGAGAGTGAAGCAGCTCAGTGGAGATGGGCTGCCGGCCCCCGCATGCACGGCTTCCCCACAGTCCCCCAGCCAGTGCACACGCGAAGCTACAGCTTCTCCACAAGGTTTGAAGGAAGGTGTGAGACCAAGGGGGCCTGCATTCAGCTCTCTGTCACAATACTGCACGCCAGCCAGGACCCAGTTCATTTGTGGATACCTACTGTAAGCCCTAGGTGGTAGGGTCAGGTGTTGCGGACCAAACCAGGGCCTGACTGCCCACCAGCAACTGGGAGTAAAACAACCTTGACAGCCAGCAGTGTGTTTCCCTCCGCCTTTTCCACCAAGGCCTGGTCACCGAGAGatcctctctcttcctttcccctccccaaacAAACTGCTTAGCTGGGTTTCCTCTCCAACCTGGCCTCACCTCTGCTATCTTTTTGTCATAGTCTTGCATGTAGGCATCCACCTCAGCCTTCAGCTCCTCTTGATCCACGACTGAGGCCACATAGTTGGCGATCCACTCTAAGACAGAGAGGGCAGAAGTCAGCGGTAGCCTCTGTTAGAAGCAAGCCCTAGTGTGATGCCTTTGGGGGGCTCTAGAGAGAACTGCTGTGGAGACAGACACACTTGTTCCCATTCCT
The sequence above is drawn from the Opisthocomus hoazin isolate bOpiHoa1 chromosome 8, bOpiHoa1.hap1, whole genome shotgun sequence genome and encodes:
- the RRP7A gene encoding ribosomal RNA-processing protein 7 homolog A isoform X2; this encodes MAAAEERVVGAAPAGYTALAVKFGERQRSPHCLLVKEHQVREGAGSAHPPRRTLFVLNVPPYCSAGFQVAYVVFRKPAGVQAAKALSQEGPLLISTESHPVKTGVSKWIANYVASVVDQEELKAEVDAYMQDYDKKIAEEEAKAAREEGVPDEEGWVKVTRKGRKPGLPRTEAASLRVLEREKQKRARKELLNFYAWQHRETKREHIAQLRKKFEEDKQRIALMRAQRKFRPY